Genomic window (Muntiacus reevesi chromosome 6, mMunRee1.1, whole genome shotgun sequence):
gaatacgCCTGCCACTGCAAAAGACAGTCTCAAGTCTTGATtcgggaagaccccacgtgctgcagaggacctcagcccatgtgctgcagctactgaagcctgtgtgcccagaACCTGTgctgcacaagagaagccactgcaatgagaagcccatgcactgtggCTGGAAGGcactgcccctctcccctccgcaactagagaaagcctgtgcgtgGCAACAGAGAcgcagaacaaacaaaacctaaaattaCGCATAAATAAAGAAGTCCTGAGTCAAGGGAAAACTAAATACGATGAGCATTTTCAGAGACATCTCACCCATCAACCTTCTCTTTACTGGAATTACTTTACTATTAGAGAGTTATGTACACTCATAAAAGTTAACTGATTCTGAGTTTAAAAGTCCATTTTATGATCCTGTGTACTTgctcacattttaaaatcagaaacaacctCCCTGAGATAAAAGTGAgtcttttcttcatctcttttggttttaaaattccaaaaacaGATTACATGAATTAGGGAGCTATTTTCACCCTTTGGTGATTTGCCTACCTTGTAAACGAACAAGGAACTCTTCCTTCAACCCTCATTTTCCTAGTAATTTGTTTAAGAGGAAAGGTAAACATGTGTTTGTGTGcatacaagtgtgtgtgtgcaaccATTTGTATATAAATAGATTTATTAACTCTTGAGTCATTTATAGTGTAAAAGCATTGGCCTCTGTAAAAAACTGTCTCTGAAAATCAGTGTCTTCTGGCTTTATTACTGTAATATGGTGATTTCTAATAAGAAATACACCGGTTTTATCCCCTTTTCTGGCACAGAATTCCTacaacccttggaatttcctaagtgacaAGATCAACAAAAATGTCtcttgttgggacttccctggtgatccaatggttaacactccatgctcccaatgcagggggccctgggttgatccctgggcagaGAATTAGAACCCATATGTCACAACTAAAAAGAGAACCCATATGCCACAACAAAGAAGACCCTGAGTGCCCAAAtgccgcaacaaagacccggcacagccaaataaatcaaaatacttttaaaaaacagttttttgCTATGTTACAAAGTGACTTTTGGAACACACCCCAAGGATGGGCACCGATTGTCAGGGGAACGGACTGTGAATACAAGGTTGGAGATTTCAGTCCCAATCTCTGCTTTCCAGGACAGGGAGAGAGGCTGGAGTTTGATTCAATCACCAGTGGTAGATGATTTCATCACTTGTGCCTAGGCAATGAGGCCCCCATAAAACCCCAAAAGGACAGGGTTCAAACAGCTTTCAAGTTAGTAAACATACGAGGTGCTGGGGGCTGTGGCACCCAAAGAGGTCACAGAATTTCTGGGCCCCGGGTCCTCAACCTCACTGTATGCATCTCTTGTTTCATCTGGATGTTCATCTGTCATCATATCCTTTTACAATAAATTGGTAAATGCAAATAAGCTGTTTTCTTAAGTTCTGTAAGCCACTTCAACAACTGAACCCAAAAAGGGGGTCATAACTTTAACCTACAACCAATAAGACACAAGTATGGGTGACAACCTGGGCTTGGGACGGGCATCTGAAATGAGGACAGTCTTCTGGGACTGAGCCCGTAACCTGTGGATCTGACGTTATCTCCAGGGAGAGtgtgtcagaactgagttaaattgtaggacacccagctggtgaaGCAGAACTATTTactgtggtggggggtggggtgggggaacaaCACATGCTTAGTGACCAGAAGTGTCCAAAGCATTctgagtagtaaaaaaaaaaaaaaaccaacacacagGTAGGGTTTTTTCAACTCAATTATTCTTTCCTTAGGGAATGAGGCCACCACAAAAGACCATCAAGATAAAACGTCACAGTTAAGTCAACCCTGAATTTGGCCTTTGGCGCACACTAAAGGATCCACACGTGTAGGCAGTATAACACAGTGGGTAGGAACAGGGTCTCTGGGGCCACgtgacttgggtttgaatcccagctctctctccttctctctctccctctttgactttggacaagttagtttcctgacctgcaaaatggagaaaataaaagtgcATTCTTCATAGGGCTGTTGCAAGGTtcaaatttcataatatatatgaaatCGTTTggacagtgcctagcacataagaactatatatagagaaagagaaatagatatttgaagttattattattttcaatcaGTTCCCTGAGGTCACAAGTGAAACAGTTAAAGAGGGACTTGGCGAACAGATGGTTGACTTAACTGGAGCTATTAAGAAACAAAGCTCTCAATTCTGTGTTAGTGATTTATAAAGGAGAGTCTTCTCAAGTTCTCCCCTGGGCCCCATGATTGAAATAACATACCAGCGCATCCAAAAATAAATGGGAGGGGACAGGAAACAAATCCTTGCATCATTTGCAGCTCcagatttagaattttaaaataaacaaatgatgtaGATTTGGAAATGATGCATCAACTGCTTCCTCTTGTGACATGATGAGTGGAAGCTACCATAGACTCGCACATCAAGTGCTAAGGAGACATTTTCCTCCAGACATCGAAGAGGAGCAACCACTCGGGATGATCCAAGCCTGCAGTTCCTCGGAAAATGATCTGTCACCATCTCTTGTCATTTGGATGTTAATAATTATAGGCACGGAATGCATCCTTGGTATCCTCGCAAATGGGTTCATTGTGGCGATAAACATAGCTGAATGGATTCACAATAAGGTGCTCTCCACCAGTGGCAAGATCCTGCTTTGCCTGGGTGTATCTAGAATAGGTCTACAAAGCTTGATGATGCTAGAACTTACCTTAAGCTCAACATCCCCACAGTTTTACAATGACGACGTCGTGTATCATGTGTTCAGAGGGTGTTTCATGTTCTTAAATCATTGCAGCGTCTGGTTTGCAGCCTGGCTCAGCTTCTTCTACTTTGTGAAGGTGGCGGATTTCTCCTACCCCCTCTTCCTCAAGCTGAAGTGGAGAATTTCCAGACTGATGCCCTGGCTTCTGCAGCTTTCAGTGTTTGCTTCCTTGGGCCAGAGCGTGCTCTTCTTCCAAAACATCCATACTACGAACTGCAACAGTATGTTTCCTCCCCACTCCTTCAACTCCACTTGGAAAAAGTCCTTCGCGGAGGCCACTGTGATCAACCTGGTTCTCTTCCTTAACCTGGGGATCTTCATCCCCCTGGTCATGTTTATCCTGGCGGCCACCCTGCTGATCATCTCTCTCAAAAGACACATCTTGCACATGAAAAGCAACGCCACTGGCTCCAGGGACCCCAGCATGGAGGCTCACCTGGGGGCCATCAGAGCTATCAGCTACTTTCTCATTCTCTATATTGTCAAAGTACTTGCTCTCTTTCTCTACATGTCCAACTTCTTTGACATCAATAGTCCCTTGAATATTTTGTGCAAAATAATCATGGCTGCCTACCCTGCGGGTCATTCCATTCTACTGATTCAGGACAACCCTGGGCTGAAGAGAGCCTGGAAGAGGCTTCAGGCTCAAGTccacctttattttaaaaagtagtctcTAACATTCACACTCAAAGCACCTTTCCCAACCAGCTCTGCCTTTTCCTCATCTAGACTTCTCTCTTCCTACCTTCTTTCTTCCCCAGACCTGATCTGATTCTTTCACTCGGTGTGTTTTTGGTATTGGAGGTAAATCTTCATTTATCTCTTTTGCTTCATGGGCACAATTTTAGTGATGCTTGACAAATTCTTCactaatttttccatttctaccCCACCCCCTTAATCTGAAGCAGTGACTGTGGACACTGGCCACACATCAGAATCTCTagaggaaattgttttttaataccAATATCTAGGCTGGCCCCAAATCAATGAAGTCAAGATTTCCGGGGCTGGAACTTGGACAATTTGCTcagttctccaggtgattctgatgagcCTGAGTTGACGCAGCCACCGAAATAAAGCAAGGCTTTACAACTTGAATTTCTGGCAActtctctccttccccatccaCATGTCTTTTAAACAGATTCAGATTATTCAGGAAGCTTTCTGAGTAATATCTGGAAATGCATTTTATCTCCATCCTCTAAAAACATAATCTTAGTAATTTggaatatttatcaaaattaatgaactgtggtgttggagaagactcttgagagtcccttggactgcaaggagatcaaaccagtccatcctaaaggagatcagtcctgggtgttcattggaaggactgatgctaaagctgaagttccaatactttggcaatctgatgtaaagagctgactcattggaaaagaccctgatgttaagaaagattgaaggcaggagaaggggattacagaggatgagatggttggatggcatctccaacgtgatggacatgagtttgagcaagctccaggaattggtgatggacaaagaagcctaacatgctgcagtccatggggtcacagagtcagatacaactgagtgactgaactgaactgaactgaactgagtcagaaTTAATAATACATAAAACATCTTTCAGGGctgccctgatagctcagtagtaaaaattctgcctgccaatgcaggagacccagattcaatccctgggttgagaagatcccccagagaaagaaatggcaacccactccagtatttttgcctgggaaatcccatagacaggagcctggtgggctatagtctatggggtcacaaaagagacatgacttagcaatgaaacaacaaAATAACTTTCAACCTAAAAATTATTGTCTAAGAACTTTCCCCAAAGATTTGGTCATATAcatacaaatgaagaaatatttgcagGAAGATTATCACTGTAAGGCTATTCATCAATGAGAAAAATCATACCTCTGAAAAGGATACACACGCATCTTTAAAATGAGACAGATGACTGtgtcataaaatgaaaatatcaccAATACATCATTAAGTTCAAAATGCAAGCagatattttatgattccatttatgtataATGCTTcctgtacatatatgtatatataatgtttcTAGAAGGATGGACCAAAAATGATTTAACATACGATTTCTGAATAGTGACATCAGGTGTCTgggaaaaatgaaacatttgcaCTCAATTTTAACCTTTTTCCATTGTTTGAACTACTTGGAACTTGTATgcactaattttaaaattataagatttatgttgtttctttaatttcaagGGCTAAtttcaagggtaaagaatccgcctgcaaagcaggagacctcagttcaattcctggatcaggaagatccactggagaagggataggctacccactccagcattcttgggcttccctggtaactcagctggtaaagaatccacctgcaatgtgggagacctgggttcgatcccagggttggaaagattcccctggagaagggaacagctatccactccagtattctggtctggagaattccatgaactatatagtccaaggggtcacctggttggacaggactgagtgactttcactttcattttaattacAAAGAGAACTAGACAAGTGAGAAGCATTATTTGGGAAAGAACTATGTATCTTAATTAGTTGATTGAacctctgtttatttttattaaaaacatagaTCTCAATAATGATAAACTAAAAATCTCCACTCCTACCACTCCCTCCTATTCTTCATTTTATAAGCTTAAGGGCTCCTATGGAGAGTCACCAGGTTTCAATCCACAGACATGGCTAGGTTCTCTGTCCTTCTATTGGcccctcctcttcactttccttcATATCAGTTTGGATTACTGGTTAATCATACCCACAcccttaaaaatgttttcagcaTTTACAGGTGAAATGAAATGATATCTGAGATCTGCTTTGAGATAATCTAGCAGAGGATAACGGGAGTAGAGAGGTTTAGATGCATCAACGTCGTTAAGTTTTTTCAAACAAAGAGGACTCAGCTACATGGTGGTTTTTTATACTAGTATATTTCAGggtgtgtttgaaattttccctaATAGTCTTGTATAAATGAATTATAAAACCTTATTAaacacttttaatttcctggcccCTGTTTGCCATCATGAATCTTCATCCCCATCATGTGGAACAATGGCACATCTAGGTAAACCTAACTATTTAACACCCCATATTTACTTCTAAGCAGTCTGGTATTGCTTTAGATATCACTGGATACAGTTACATTTCTACAGATTCATGCTCTTCAGCCTCAAATGAAGAGCATCATAGGGCATTTCCATCTGTATTTCCCTGAAGAGGTCTCCATTAACTATTCACAATGATTAGCTCATTTCTCTTCCTCAGTCCTGAACATCCAATCTATCATCTCTCTGTCTCATCTGATGAAATtgcctttacatttttttttgatAGAAGGAAGTCATTAGGAAGTCATTCCTTCACCTTCCCCTTAGCAAATCTATAGAACTACAAATTTTCTCCTGCATTCCTAACGTTTCAAGAGAAAGAATGTCCTTTTGTgaacatagatacagagaacaaattggtgGTTGCATGAAATGGGGAAGGTAGGGTGAGAAAAATGGGTGAACTGgggtttttttaagtttaaataaaatttaaaattctttaaataaataaatccaggcAAAAGGAGATATTACAAGCAGATCATAATCACGAATTTGTATGTGGTACTCAAAATTCTTAGAGCTATTTTTCGATGTCCA
Coding sequences:
- the TAS2R39 gene encoding taste receptor type 2 member 39; this translates as MIQACSSSENDLSPSLVIWMLIIIGTECILGILANGFIVAINIAEWIHNKVLSTSGKILLCLGVSRIGLQSLMMLELTLSSTSPQFYNDDVVYHVFRGCFMFLNHCSVWFAAWLSFFYFVKVADFSYPLFLKLKWRISRLMPWLLQLSVFASLGQSVLFFQNIHTTNCNSMFPPHSFNSTWKKSFAEATVINLVLFLNLGIFIPLVMFILAATLLIISLKRHILHMKSNATGSRDPSMEAHLGAIRAISYFLILYIVKVLALFLYMSNFFDINSPLNILCKIIMAAYPAGHSILLIQDNPGLKRAWKRLQAQVHLYFKK